A genomic window from Astatotilapia calliptera chromosome 12, fAstCal1.2, whole genome shotgun sequence includes:
- the ap1b1 gene encoding AP-1 complex subunit beta-1 isoform X5 — translation MQEWANQLCENRQFGSKMTDSKYFTTTKKGEIFELKAELNSDKKEKKKEAVKKVIASMTVGKDVSALFPDVVNCMQTDNLELKKLVYLYLMNYAKSQPDMAIMAVNTFVKDCEDPNPLIRALAVRTMGCIRVDKITEYLCEPLRKCLKDEDPYVRKTAAVCVAKLHDINAQLVEDQGFLDTLKDLISDSNPMVVANAVAALSEIAESHPNSNLMDLNPQTINKLLTALNECTEWGQIFILDCLANYTPRDDRESQSICERVTPRLSHANSAVVLSAVKVLMKFMEMLPKDLDYYGTLLKKLAPPLVTLLSAEPELQYVALRNINLIVQRRPEILKHEMKVFFVKYNDPIYVKLEKLDIMIRLASQANIAQVLAELKEYATEVDVDFVRKAVRAIGRCAIKVEQSAERCVSTLLDLIQTKVNYVVQEAIVVIKDIFRKYPNKYESVIATLCENLDSLDEPEARAAMIWIVGEYAERIDNADELLESFLEGFHDESTQVQLQLLTAIVKLFLKKPTETQELVQQVLSLATQDSDNPDLRDRGYIYWRLLSTDPVAAKEVVLAEKPLISEETDLIEPTLLEELICHIGTLASVYHKPPSAFVEGSRGVQHKRLPGSTESGESESPDTASAAAVSDAPPAVIPSQGDLLGDLLNLDLTPPTTTGPPPPASSGMQMGAMDLLGGGLDSLLGGDLGGSPAIGAGFGAPPAAMPASFSAPVSGGLDDLFDLGGGVGMPMGAYSAPKTVWLPALKAKGLEISGTFARRSGVIQMEMTLTNKAMSVMTDFAIQFNRNSFGLAPAGPLQVLTPLSPNQSIEVTLPLNTVGPVMKMEPLNNLQVAVKNNIDVFYFSCQYPISMLFVEDGKMERQVFLATWKDIPNDSEAQFQIKDCHLSSDAASNKLQGSNIFTIAKRTVDGQDMLYQSMKLTNGIWVLTEMRVQAGNPVYTVSLKCRAAEVSQWVFQSYEAVLKN, via the exons GAGAATCGACAATTTGGATCCAAGATGACGGACTCCAAGTACTTCACCACTACCAAGAAAG GGGAGATCTTTGAGCTCAAAGCAGAGCTCAATAGTgataagaaagagaagaagaaggaggctgTAAAGAAGGTCATTGCATCCATGACGGTGGGCAAGGATGTCAG TGCTCTGTTCCCAGATGTTGTGAACTGCATGCAGACAGATAAcctggaactgaagaagctggTCTACCTCTACTTGATGAACTACGCAAAAAGCCAGCCAGACATGGCGATCATGGCTGTTAACACCTTTGTGAAG GACTGTGAAGACCCCAACCCTCTCATCCGGGCTCTTGCTGTTCGTACCATGGGCTGCATCCGTGTGGACAAGATCACAGAGTACCTCTGTGAGCCTTTGAGAAAATGTCTGAAGGATGAAGACCCATATGTGAGGAAGACGGCTGCTGTTTGTGTAGCAAAGCTTCATGATATCAATGCCCAGTTGGTGGAggatcagggcttcctggacaCCCTTAAAGATCTCATCTCTGACTCCAACCCTATG GTTGTCGCAAATGCAGTAGCAGCGCTGTCTGAGATTGCTGAGTCTCATCCCAATAGTAATCTAATGGACCTGAACCCTCAGACCATAAACAAGTTGCTGACAGCTCTTAATGAGTGCACAGAGTGGGGACAGATATTCATTCTTGACTGTCTGGCCAATTACACACCTCGTGATGACCGGGAGTCCCAAAG CATCTGTGAGCGTGTGACCCCACGGCTCTCGCATGCCAACTCTGCAGTGGTGTTGTCAGCGGTTAAAGTTTTAATGAAGTTCATGGAGATGCTGCCCAAAGACTTGGACTATTATGGCACTTTACTGAAGAAGCTCGCTCCTCCACTGGTTACACTCCTCTCTGCTGAGCCTGAGTTGCAGTATGTGGCACTGAGAAACATCAATCTCATTGTCCAGAGACG CCCAGAGATCCTGAAGCACGAAATGAAGGTTTTCTTTGTCAAGTACAATGACCCCATCTACGTCAAACTGGAGAAGCTGGACATTATGATTCGCCTAGCATCTCAAGCCAATATTGCTCAG GTGCTGGCAGAGTTGAAGGAATATGCCACTGAGGTGGATGTGGACTTTGTGCGTAAAGCGGTCAGAGCCATTGGCCGCTGTGCCATCAAAGTTGAG CAATCAGCCGAGCGCTGTGTCAGCACACTGCTAGACCTCATCCAGACTAAGGTCAACTATGTGGTGCAAGAGGCCATTGTGGTCATCAAGGACATCTTCCGCAAGTACCCTAACAA GTACGAGAGTGTGATTGCCACTCTGTGTGAAAATCTGGACTCTCTGGATGAGCCGGAGGCGCGTGCCGCCATGATCTGGATTGTAGGAGAGTACGCTGAGCGCATCGACAATGCTGATGAGCtgctggagagctttttggagGGTTTCCACGATGAAAGCACTCAG GTGCAGTTGCAGCTCCTGACTGCAATCGTCAAATTGTTCCTGAAAAAGCCAACGGAGACCCAAGAGCTGGTGCAGCAGGTGCTAAGCCTAGCCACACAG gactctgatAACCCAGATCTAAGAGACCGAGGCTACATCTACTGGCGTCTGCTCTCCACAGACCCTGTGGCTGCCAAAGAGGTGGTTCTGGCTGAGAAGCCGCTGATCTCTGAGGAGACAGATCTGATTGAGCCTACACTGCTGGAGGAACTTATCTGCCACATTGGTACTCTGGCCTCTGTCTACCACAAGCCTCCCAGTGCCTTTGTTGAGGGCAGCCGCGGAGTTCAGCACAAGAGACTCCCTGGCAGTACTGAATC TGGGGAGAGTGAGAGCCCTGACacagcttctgctgctgcagtttcTGATGCCCCTCCGGCTGTCATCCCATCCCAGGGAGACCTGCTGGGAGATCTTCTCAATCTCGACCTGACACCTCCCACCACCACtggaccaccaccaccagcctcTAGTGGCATGCAAATGGGTGCTATGGACCTTCTTGGAGGAGGACTTGACAGCCTG CTTGGAGGAGACCTTGGTGGAAGTCCTGCT ATTGGGGCTGGTTTTGGTGCTCCCCCAGCTGCAATGCCAGCCTCTTTCAGTGCCCCTGTCAGCGGCGGTCTGGATGACCTGTTTGATCTCGGAGGGGGAGTTGGTATGCCTATGGGAGCCTACAGCGCCCCCAAAACT GTTTGGCTTCCAGCTTTGAAGGCCAAGGGCTTGGAGATATCAGGCACTTTCGCCCGCCGTTCTGGGGTCATCCAAATGGAGATGACCCTCACCAATAAAGCTATGAGTGTCATGACTGATTTTGCTATACAGTTTAACAGAAACAG CTTTGGTCTCGCTCCAGCTGGTCCACTGCAGGTTCTAACTCCTCTCAGCCCAAACCAGAGTATTGAAGTGACTCTTCCCCTCAATACTGTGGGACCTGTCATGAAGATGGAGCCTCTTAACAACTTGCAG GTGGCTGTTAAGAACAACATTGACGTATTCTACTTCAGCTGCCAGTACCCCATCAGCATGCTGTTTGTAGAGGACGGGAAGATGG AGCGGCAAGTTTTTCTTGCTACATGGAAAGACATTCCTAATGACAGTGAGGCCCAGTTTCAGATCAAAGACTGTCATCTCAGCTCAG ATGCAGCCTCTAACAAACTGCAGGGTAGCAACATCTTCACCATAGCCAAGCGCACAGTGGACGGTCAGGACATGCTGTATCAGTCCATGAAGCTCACCAATGGCATCTGGGTGCTGACTGAGATGAGGGTGCAGGCAGGAAACCCAGTCTACACA
- the ap1b1 gene encoding AP-1 complex subunit beta-1 isoform X4, which produces MQEWANQLCENRQFGSKMTDSKYFTTTKKGEIFELKAELNSDKKEKKKEAVKKVIASMTVGKDVSALFPDVVNCMQTDNLELKKLVYLYLMNYAKSQPDMAIMAVNTFVKDCEDPNPLIRALAVRTMGCIRVDKITEYLCEPLRKCLKDEDPYVRKTAAVCVAKLHDINAQLVEDQGFLDTLKDLISDSNPMVVANAVAALSEIAESHPNSNLMDLNPQTINKLLTALNECTEWGQIFILDCLANYTPRDDRESQSICERVTPRLSHANSAVVLSAVKVLMKFMEMLPKDLDYYGTLLKKLAPPLVTLLSAEPELQYVALRNINLIVQRRPEILKHEMKVFFVKYNDPIYVKLEKLDIMIRLASQANIAQVLAELKEYATEVDVDFVRKAVRAIGRCAIKVEQSAERCVSTLLDLIQTKVNYVVQEAIVVIKDIFRKYPNKYESVIATLCENLDSLDEPEARAAMIWIVGEYAERIDNADELLESFLEGFHDESTQVQLQLLTAIVKLFLKKPTETQELVQQVLSLATQDSDNPDLRDRGYIYWRLLSTDPVAAKEVVLAEKPLISEETDLIEPTLLEELICHIGTLASVYHKPPSAFVEGSRGVQHKRLPGSTESGESESPDTASAAAVSDAPPAVIPSQGDLLGDLLNLDLTPPTTTGPPPPASSGMQMGAMDLLGGGLDSLMGDESEPLGGDLGGSPAIGAGFGAPPAAMPASFSAPVSGGLDDLFDLGGGVGMPMGAYSAPKTVWLPALKAKGLEISGTFARRSGVIQMEMTLTNKAMSVMTDFAIQFNRNSFGLAPAGPLQVLTPLSPNQSIEVTLPLNTVGPVMKMEPLNNLQVAVKNNIDVFYFSCQYPISMLFVEDGKMERQVFLATWKDIPNDSEAQFQIKDCHLSSDAASNKLQGSNIFTIAKRTVDGQDMLYQSMKLTNGIWVLTEMRVQAGNPVYTVSLKCRAAEVSQWVFQSYEAVLKN; this is translated from the exons GAGAATCGACAATTTGGATCCAAGATGACGGACTCCAAGTACTTCACCACTACCAAGAAAG GGGAGATCTTTGAGCTCAAAGCAGAGCTCAATAGTgataagaaagagaagaagaaggaggctgTAAAGAAGGTCATTGCATCCATGACGGTGGGCAAGGATGTCAG TGCTCTGTTCCCAGATGTTGTGAACTGCATGCAGACAGATAAcctggaactgaagaagctggTCTACCTCTACTTGATGAACTACGCAAAAAGCCAGCCAGACATGGCGATCATGGCTGTTAACACCTTTGTGAAG GACTGTGAAGACCCCAACCCTCTCATCCGGGCTCTTGCTGTTCGTACCATGGGCTGCATCCGTGTGGACAAGATCACAGAGTACCTCTGTGAGCCTTTGAGAAAATGTCTGAAGGATGAAGACCCATATGTGAGGAAGACGGCTGCTGTTTGTGTAGCAAAGCTTCATGATATCAATGCCCAGTTGGTGGAggatcagggcttcctggacaCCCTTAAAGATCTCATCTCTGACTCCAACCCTATG GTTGTCGCAAATGCAGTAGCAGCGCTGTCTGAGATTGCTGAGTCTCATCCCAATAGTAATCTAATGGACCTGAACCCTCAGACCATAAACAAGTTGCTGACAGCTCTTAATGAGTGCACAGAGTGGGGACAGATATTCATTCTTGACTGTCTGGCCAATTACACACCTCGTGATGACCGGGAGTCCCAAAG CATCTGTGAGCGTGTGACCCCACGGCTCTCGCATGCCAACTCTGCAGTGGTGTTGTCAGCGGTTAAAGTTTTAATGAAGTTCATGGAGATGCTGCCCAAAGACTTGGACTATTATGGCACTTTACTGAAGAAGCTCGCTCCTCCACTGGTTACACTCCTCTCTGCTGAGCCTGAGTTGCAGTATGTGGCACTGAGAAACATCAATCTCATTGTCCAGAGACG CCCAGAGATCCTGAAGCACGAAATGAAGGTTTTCTTTGTCAAGTACAATGACCCCATCTACGTCAAACTGGAGAAGCTGGACATTATGATTCGCCTAGCATCTCAAGCCAATATTGCTCAG GTGCTGGCAGAGTTGAAGGAATATGCCACTGAGGTGGATGTGGACTTTGTGCGTAAAGCGGTCAGAGCCATTGGCCGCTGTGCCATCAAAGTTGAG CAATCAGCCGAGCGCTGTGTCAGCACACTGCTAGACCTCATCCAGACTAAGGTCAACTATGTGGTGCAAGAGGCCATTGTGGTCATCAAGGACATCTTCCGCAAGTACCCTAACAA GTACGAGAGTGTGATTGCCACTCTGTGTGAAAATCTGGACTCTCTGGATGAGCCGGAGGCGCGTGCCGCCATGATCTGGATTGTAGGAGAGTACGCTGAGCGCATCGACAATGCTGATGAGCtgctggagagctttttggagGGTTTCCACGATGAAAGCACTCAG GTGCAGTTGCAGCTCCTGACTGCAATCGTCAAATTGTTCCTGAAAAAGCCAACGGAGACCCAAGAGCTGGTGCAGCAGGTGCTAAGCCTAGCCACACAG gactctgatAACCCAGATCTAAGAGACCGAGGCTACATCTACTGGCGTCTGCTCTCCACAGACCCTGTGGCTGCCAAAGAGGTGGTTCTGGCTGAGAAGCCGCTGATCTCTGAGGAGACAGATCTGATTGAGCCTACACTGCTGGAGGAACTTATCTGCCACATTGGTACTCTGGCCTCTGTCTACCACAAGCCTCCCAGTGCCTTTGTTGAGGGCAGCCGCGGAGTTCAGCACAAGAGACTCCCTGGCAGTACTGAATC TGGGGAGAGTGAGAGCCCTGACacagcttctgctgctgcagtttcTGATGCCCCTCCGGCTGTCATCCCATCCCAGGGAGACCTGCTGGGAGATCTTCTCAATCTCGACCTGACACCTCCCACCACCACtggaccaccaccaccagcctcTAGTGGCATGCAAATGGGTGCTATGGACCTTCTTGGAGGAGGACTTGACAGCCTG ATGGGGGATGAGTCTGAGCCG CTTGGAGGAGACCTTGGTGGAAGTCCTGCT ATTGGGGCTGGTTTTGGTGCTCCCCCAGCTGCAATGCCAGCCTCTTTCAGTGCCCCTGTCAGCGGCGGTCTGGATGACCTGTTTGATCTCGGAGGGGGAGTTGGTATGCCTATGGGAGCCTACAGCGCCCCCAAAACT GTTTGGCTTCCAGCTTTGAAGGCCAAGGGCTTGGAGATATCAGGCACTTTCGCCCGCCGTTCTGGGGTCATCCAAATGGAGATGACCCTCACCAATAAAGCTATGAGTGTCATGACTGATTTTGCTATACAGTTTAACAGAAACAG CTTTGGTCTCGCTCCAGCTGGTCCACTGCAGGTTCTAACTCCTCTCAGCCCAAACCAGAGTATTGAAGTGACTCTTCCCCTCAATACTGTGGGACCTGTCATGAAGATGGAGCCTCTTAACAACTTGCAG GTGGCTGTTAAGAACAACATTGACGTATTCTACTTCAGCTGCCAGTACCCCATCAGCATGCTGTTTGTAGAGGACGGGAAGATGG AGCGGCAAGTTTTTCTTGCTACATGGAAAGACATTCCTAATGACAGTGAGGCCCAGTTTCAGATCAAAGACTGTCATCTCAGCTCAG ATGCAGCCTCTAACAAACTGCAGGGTAGCAACATCTTCACCATAGCCAAGCGCACAGTGGACGGTCAGGACATGCTGTATCAGTCCATGAAGCTCACCAATGGCATCTGGGTGCTGACTGAGATGAGGGTGCAGGCAGGAAACCCAGTCTACACA